The segment CTATGCAATCCTAGCCAAGTCACTTTGGTGCTTGACGCCCATATCCTCCTGAGTCTGTTCAGCGGTCCCGTCCCAGGGCGTTTTCACCGGTGTCTGGAGCGCACAAATATTCATAGAAGGGCAGTAACTGTTTTGGAGGACTGGATTCAGGCTCTTTCCAGGTTTCTGAGCAGAGTAGCAGCAGATGTTTCTGTGTCAGTCATACCTGTTAACAAGGTGCTGGGAATAATGGCATTGGTCTTGAATGTGGCACCAGCCGGGAATTCGGTCTTGGCAGGGGAAGAGTTATCTCCAAAAGAAGTGGTGAGAAAATTCTCGCTTGacttcccttccccacctgccTTTAAGTTCCTGAGTCATGGAAATGAAAATCTCCTTGGCATCCGCCCATGGTTTGGGCTAGAGGGTGTGGAAGAAGCTATGATTGGATTCTCAAAGCCTGTGGTTGTGATAAGAACGTACTGTACCGGAAGAAACAAATGTTAACCTTACTGGAGAGTAGAAGGTTTGTTATCTTTAGCTTTTATCCAGCTGATACTTGAGTGAAACAGCAGGCTTGTGTCCTGCCACAGCCAATTCATAATTACCAGCTAATGTGGCAATTGTTTTCTTGTGCTTTATTTGTAGGTTTGAAAGAAACTTTTGGACTGTGAATTGAGGCATTGGGTatgtaaatttaaattttgtgcttttcctcctagccctcccttccctttaCCACattgaatgaaatatttcattagacCCAGCTGGAATTTGTTTTCAGGAGAGCAGCTGCTCTGTAGAAAATACCGTACGTTCATATGCtgctggggaaagaggaggagtCAGGGTTGTGGAAGGGGGTGGATTGTGGAGGAATTTCACAGTGAGGATGCACATTCCAGCCTAAACTTCAGGCACAGGGAGATGTGGGCTCTCCTGGGTGCTAGTTGGGAGGACACCTCTGAGATGGGTCAGTGGGTGTTGTGTTGGGGGAAGGCTTCATGTTCCTCGACTAACCCAAGCCTTGCGCATGGGGAGAGACTGGGCTGTGGTGTGGGTAGCAGCCCAGCAGGTTAGATGAGTTCTGCTCCTCATTGCCACCACCGATTTATTGGGAAACTGTGACAGGTCTTCTCCAGAGTGGCCACCGCTCGGGAGCAGGAAGGTATTTTGCTGGTGGGTGAAGGTTGGTGCTCCACTGAGGGCTGGATTTTCCAGGTGTTGAAATCCTTCAGCCTCAGTTGGGACCTTAAGGCTTGTTCTGATTCCCGTGGCTGGATTTACAGCCAGCCAGCCGGCGGGTGAGGGCATGGCTCCTGAAGAAGATCAGAAGGCTTAGGAAGCTGTGTGTGGAGCTTCATGGAGATGAACCCAAGCGGTGGTGGGAGGAGTGGGCTGGGGCGGAGCCACCGTGGGTGAggcagggagaaagaggagCCTGTTAGCTAATCTTCAGGAGGGTCTGGTTGCCTTTGCCCGCCAGCTTGTTACGTGGGACTGAGACACGCCAGGTCTCACCGGCAGCCAAGACGCCTCACTGAGCAGCCTGGCAGGCGCTTGATGGTGCAGGGCGGTTTGCCTGGGCACCAGGGAGTTGGTGCCCTCTCTACCAGTGGCAGCTGGCCATCTGAGCAcgtcccagggcagcagctcccattcccattctcctcctccttctgttTTGAGCAGACTCAAGATGGCCTCGCCAGCAGATAGCTGCATCCAGTTCACCCGCCATGCGAGCGATGTCCTCCTCAATCTCAACCGCCTTAGGAGCCGGGATATCCTGACCGATGTTGTCATCATTGTGAACCGGGAGCAGTTCAGAGCCCACAAAACAGTCCTGATGGCCTGCAGGTGAGAGCAGGGTCCTGTCcctgcctcccttccctgctccctctgcctttGGCCACCAGAATgcggctgcagccccagggaggctCCTGAGGTTTACAGAcagggaggcagaaagagaagcagaactgaaagGGGCTGCCAAGAAATTTGCAACTGTAATGGGATTAGAGCTGAGAACTTTTGCCTTCAGTGCGGTGCCCACACCTCTCTCCTTGCATGCCCATGCCTTTCTCCTCCTTGCATGCCCACGTTGCCCACGCACGGCACACAGAGACAAACAGGAGCACAGCAGTCATGAGGCACACCCTGAAGGCAGAGCACAAATCCTGCACaggggcaggacagggcaggggagggagggctgggtgCTCACCAGGGTGAGTGAGCCCTCTGTGACCACGGCGTCCCTGGCCACTGCTATTTTTAGAGCTATTCCTCCCtggctcccaggctgctggctgcacccacctttgttgctttttttccgAAACACGGTGGGGTCTAAAATCCCTTTCCAGCTCCTAGGATTGCTGGAATTGCTTCCTAGAGAACACTAATTAACATCCCACCATTGCCCAGTTGAATTACAGCAGATGCTTTCCAGAGTCTCCTGCTGACAAGATATACAAATTTGAAAAAGCCGAGGTTTGActatatgaaaaatgttttgccaacatttccattttttcgccccccccccggccccggtTACAGAGTGAGCGTGGATGCACCAAGAGGCTTCTGAAAGACATGAGTCAGAGCGGgaagggggtggtgggtggtggtaagaacaacaaaaaaaagaaggggaattTCTAAATGGAGGCAATGGGGAGTTGTTGAGCAGGTGACATCTAAAAGCAGGCTGTTCCAGTTGGGAAAAGTGCAGTGCAGAAGACGCTTACTAAGCTGCAAAACCAAGCTTGATAATAAGGGGGAAGCTCCGGGAATTTTCTAAttgcctcctcctcccttcccgTTCACAAACCCCTCTGCACTAAAGGATTTTGGacaaattctccttttttcctctgaattgtCATAACACTTGTCTTCTCTCCTGTCTCCTCTTTGCAGTGGCCTCTTCTACAGCATCTTCACTGACCAGCTCAAGTGCAACTTGAATGTCATCAACCTGGACCCTGAAATTAACCCTGAGGGGTTTTGCATCCTCCTGGATTTCATGTATACATCCCGCCTGAACTTGAGGGAGAACAATATCATGGCCGTGATGGCCACAGCACTGTACCTGCAGATGGAGCACGTGGTTGATACCTGCCGAAGGTTTGTCAAGTCTAGGTAAGCACCGTGAGTGAACTTTGGAGAGCCTGGGATGGTGTGTTTGGGGGGTGAGAGGGCAGAACTGACGAAGTATCTGCAAATTTATCCTTATGGGCTGAAAATGACTGCATCTCCCTCCTTTTTGCCTGGTTCCAGTGAAGCGGAGATGGTGTCTGCTGTGAAGACCCCAAGGGAAGAGTTTTTGGCTGGACGGATGCTGAGCCACCCAGAGGTGATGGCTTATCGGAGCAGAGATGTCTCGGAGAATGGCATGCCTCTCCAAAATGGGTCCCTCTGCAATGGGAGGGCCTTTGCACCTGGTTTGATCAACAGTTTGTCTGGATCCCCCATTTCTTACCATGGATACAGCCCTCTCCCTCTAAATAGCTTCCTTGTGGATGATGAGTTGCGGGAGATGAGGATGCCTCTCTCTGAACTCTCAAGGGCAGGTGCCTTCCCCAAGGAGCGGATCCTGCCATGCGACAGCTCCAGGACAATCCCCACCGAGTACATGAGAACCATTACCGACATCTCGGCCAACATGTGCCATGCTACCATCTACGCTCCGAAAGAAGGTGCTGCTGAAGAAGCCAGGAGCGACATGCACTACAGCGTAGCCTCTGGCCCCAAACCTGTTGTCCCTTCGATCCGGAACAATCCCTATTTCTCTTGTGACAAAGTGGCCAAAGAGGAGGAGCGGACCTCTTCAGAGGATGAGATCAGCCAGCACTTTGAGCCTACCAACACCCCCCTGGACCGCAAGGGACTCATCAGCCCCCAGAGCCCCCAGAAGTCAGACTGTCAGCCCAACTCACCAACCgagtccagcagcagcaagaatgCCCGCATCAGTCAGAACTCCAGCTCCCTCTTCACCAAGAGCCCCACAGACCCCAAAGCCTGCAACTGGAAGAAGTACAAGTTCATCGTCCTCAACTCTCTCAATCAGAACACCAAGCAAGACAGTGCTGACCAGAATGAGATGGGAACCCTCTCTCCTCGCACCTACGTGCCCATGTCCACTTGCCAGCAGTCCATGGAGCCGGAGCATCTCAATGTGCAATCCCCCACCAAGATAAGCGTGAATGGAGAAGACTCTACTATCCCGCAAGCCAGCAGGCTCAACAATATCGTTAACAGGTAAGAAGATCTGCACCCCCCtaccccccgcccccatcccGCCGAGAGACGGGACTCCCTGCATTGTTGCTGAGGGTTTGGAAGTGTGTGAAATACCCGTAGCGTTGGGCTGGGGATTCCAGCCGTGAGCAGATGGAAGCCTGTGCATTTGGTGGAGCACTGCCAGTGACATCAACTGGGTGCCAGATGTCCCCACCGTAGCGGTTCCAGCCTGGACTGGCAATGGAATTGGGAACATTGAGTCAGGAATCCCTGGCTCACTTTGGCAGCTCTGGAAGGTTTCTGGAGCCTGGATTTGCCCTCCCTGGTTTTCACCAGATTCCCTGTGCTTCAGGCTTTTGTTTGGCTGTAAGCATTGGAACAGCCAAACTACCGGAGAACAGTACGCTGGCCTCTGGACCTGGATGTTTCTAGATAACTTTGAGGTTGTTTGGTGAATGGGCACCTGAAGAATTGAGGCTCAGGGACCTATTGTTGATCAGGGCTATGCTGTGCATCTCACCACAAAAGTGTCCCCATAAAACATGGCTGTCCCTCGTGTCTGGAAGGGTGCAACCAAGGGCTCAGTAGCTCAAGCACAGCAAGAGCCTTCTCACGGCTGTGTGCGTTGCTGTCCTTCCACAGGTCCCGGGATGGGTCCCCTCGGAGCAGCGAAGGGCAGTCCCCGCTGTACATGCATTCGTCGAAGTGCAGCTCCTGTGGCTGCCAGTCCCCACAACATGCTGAGATGTGCCTTCATACCCCTGGCTCAAACTTTGGAGAGGAGATGGGGGAAACCCAGTCTGAATACTCTGACTCCAGCTGCGGTGAGTCTTGCATCCCTGGTCACCTTTTTCAAACAGCAGGCAAGAGGGCTTTGCAGTCTGGGGACCCATCCACCCAGTGTCCAAGCGGGAATTCAGACTTGTCCCTGATGCTGGTGGATCCCAGGGTGCTTTACAGTCCCCTCTTAACTGGCCAACCagctgtgtgcatgcatgtgagGGACACACGCACATGGGAattgcttccttcctccccttcctcagcACCATCCAGATACCTTGTGCAGGGAGGTAGTCACCGGCTGCAAACTTGGCAGCTGAAGACAGGAAACAAAGtgcaccccaccccaccagaaCCACAGGAGAACAAGCTTGGCAGATGTAATGACCCTAATGGGGATTAGGCAAGATGGTGTGTCTCATGCATCCGTCATGATATCTTCATTATCAGGGAGCCCAGTGCACACATCTGGAGAAATGCAGATAATGAGGCTTGCAATCTTGTTGCAAAACTCTACAAGCCCAGAGACAAGTATCTGTGCACCCACCTGCCTGTAGCTCAGGGAGAGGGAATGCAGAATTGTCACCTGTGGTGTGGGCAGAGATCCACAGAGGGAACCCCACTGTGGTGGTGCTCAAAGCTGCATACAGTGTTTGAGTTACACACCCTCCTACTGGGGGGACCTACCTTGCGCTTCAGATGATGATGGTCTTTCTATGGTCAGGGAAGACATCTGTACATGTAAAGGTTTGAGACCTCTAAAGGTTCTGGAGGTGCTCCAGAGCATCAGTTTTTCAGAGGGTGCCTGATAACTTGGGTGCTTTTATGGACCTCTCTGAAAGATGTCCAGACGAGATGCTGGCTTGTTGGAAGCAGCTTGTGTTGCACTGGAGGAGGGATGGCTCATGGTGACTGCACTCTCAAATCATGCATGTTGTTGCTGTGTGCACAAGAAGGTGAAGGTCAGGAGGTGGTGGCACAGTGCAAGCACCTCTGACCATGAATGTCTGCACTCAGCTTGTTGTTCCAACACTTGCTCTGGCTGCCCCTCTCCACCATCCCAAACCCATCCCATGGCCTATCGGGGAGCTGGCCCATGCACTGCCCATCTCATTGCTCTCTTCTCTGCCCTGCCAGAGAATGGAGCCTTCTTCTGCAATGAGTGTGACTGCCGGTTCTCTGAGGAAGCCTCTCTCAAAAGACACTCTCTGCAAGTCCACAGTGACAAGCCCTACAAGTGTGACCGCTGCCAGGCCTCCTTCCGCTACAAGGGCAACCTTGCTAGCCACAAAACCGTCCACACAGGTACAGTGTTGGCCACCGGGACAGCTTACTGGGGAGGCTGTGGGTTGCTGGGCATGTGAGCATTTGTGGCTGGCTTTGTTGCAGGTGTAGCATCCCCTGTTCTGTGACACAAGCTGTCCCTGGTGGGAAGAGCAAGGTGCTTTTCTTGGCACTGCCAGGGAGCCCTTGGGCAGAGCACCAAACCTGGGAATGGCAAGAGATGCTGCCTGGCCTCACAGCGGGGATGGAGCTCAAGCTCCTTTGCTGTCAGGTGCTGGGCATCACTGTTTCTAAAGGCATCTTGAAAAAtgcacagctgggagcaggtgcATGGCCTCTGGGTTACCTTGtcatagatttaaaaaaaaaaaaaaaaaaaacttaaaaaaaaccccaaaacatttagGGAGAAgtctgggatatttttttcccctgcatcctAGAAATCCAGATCATATCTAGCCTGGCAGAAACTCTGCTGATGGGAAAATCTGTGAATGGATGGACTCTGAATCAGCACAATGAAAGCTGAGAAAGGAAGGGGATATTAAGGGTTTAGCCATTTGCTGACAAACCTAGggatttattttcatgcttttattaATGCTTAACATGTCAACAGCCAGTTCGCTAGCTGGGGAAGGGAAGTCTGGGCTGacagctcagtgctgctgcactgaaTTAGACATGAATTCCCTGCGTTCTCAGCTGAGCTCCAGGAAGGCTGCACAGGTGAACGAGATGACAcaagtgccagggcagggttcAAGGGTGCATGTGGTCAAAgcctggaaacaaaagaaaaaggcaagaaggGAAAGGTGTATGGCTGCTTCTCACTCCCCATTGAGCCCATCTTCAACAAGCCTGAAGAAACTAGTTGAAACCTTTTTGCAGCTCCCCACATCACcgggagccagcagcagcagtgattgTAGCTGACCTGGGAGCTGGGTTACTGGGTGTTTTCCAGGAGACCTCCAAAAAGTGAGTGTCTTCCAAAAAGAGCTTTCCGCTCTATCAGCTCTTTTTACTCCTCTAAAGAGGTGACAAATGGCAGAGGCAGGACATGCTGGGGACCATGAGGAGCCTGAAGGCACCTGTGTGGCCCTGCATGGCCCACTGGCTGCTCTAGGGAGATGCAGGTGCCAGCTGCTGCCGTGGGACCAGGAGGACTGCTGCTGTTAATCCTCACT is part of the Falco naumanni isolate bFalNau1 chromosome 13, bFalNau1.pat, whole genome shotgun sequence genome and harbors:
- the BCL6 gene encoding B-cell lymphoma 6 protein, translated to MASPADSCIQFTRHASDVLLNLNRLRSRDILTDVVIIVNREQFRAHKTVLMACSGLFYSIFTDQLKCNLNVINLDPEINPEGFCILLDFMYTSRLNLRENNIMAVMATALYLQMEHVVDTCRRFVKSSEAEMVSAVKTPREEFLAGRMLSHPEVMAYRSRDVSENGMPLQNGSLCNGRAFAPGLINSLSGSPISYHGYSPLPLNSFLVDDELREMRMPLSELSRAGAFPKERILPCDSSRTIPTEYMRTITDISANMCHATIYAPKEGAAEEARSDMHYSVASGPKPVVPSIRNNPYFSCDKVAKEEERTSSEDEISQHFEPTNTPLDRKGLISPQSPQKSDCQPNSPTESSSSKNARISQNSSSLFTKSPTDPKACNWKKYKFIVLNSLNQNTKQDSADQNEMGTLSPRTYVPMSTCQQSMEPEHLNVQSPTKISVNGEDSTIPQASRLNNIVNRSRDGSPRSSEGQSPLYMHSSKCSSCGCQSPQHAEMCLHTPGSNFGEEMGETQSEYSDSSCENGAFFCNECDCRFSEEASLKRHSLQVHSDKPYKCDRCQASFRYKGNLASHKTVHTGEKPYRCNICGAQFNRPANLKTHTRIHSGEKPYKCETCGARFVQVAHLRAHVLIHTGEKPYPCEICGTRFRHLQTLKSHLRIHTGEKPYHCEKCNLHFRHKSQLRLHLRQKHGAITNTKVQYRISASEVPPELPKAC